The following proteins are co-located in the Anaerolineae bacterium genome:
- a CDS encoding cyclodeaminase/cyclohydrolase family protein — protein sequence MTYTYPLQPFLDELAAGTATPGGGSAAAIAGAMGAALVSMVCNLTIGKEKFAHIEAQMKTILARSEALRTELTQLINDDIEAFNTVMAAFRLPKTTDEQKAARRGAIQAATQKATLPPLATARACAQVVELCRVVAERGNPNAISDAGAGAACAQAGLKAAALNVLINLSSIKDETFIAARQAELDQILDTYNLADQVYKSVEQSIRGG from the coding sequence ATGACGTACACATATCCTCTCCAACCGTTTTTAGATGAATTAGCGGCGGGCACAGCCACGCCCGGTGGAGGAAGCGCCGCTGCCATTGCCGGCGCTATGGGCGCGGCGCTGGTCAGTATGGTCTGCAACTTGACCATTGGCAAAGAAAAATTTGCCCACATAGAAGCGCAGATGAAAACCATCCTGGCCCGATCAGAAGCCCTGCGAACTGAGTTGACCCAACTCATAAATGATGATATTGAAGCGTTCAATACCGTCATGGCCGCTTTTCGATTGCCCAAAACTACAGATGAACAAAAGGCAGCTCGCCGGGGGGCTATTCAAGCCGCTACCCAAAAGGCCACCCTCCCTCCCCTGGCCACCGCCCGCGCCTGTGCCCAAGTGGTTGAACTGTGCCGGGTAGTGGCAGAAAGGGGTAACCCCAATGCCATCAGCGACGCCGGGGCAGGCGCTGCATGCGCCCAGGCCGGTTTAAAGGCCGCGGCCCTGAACGTGCTTATTAATCTATCTTCAATCAAGGATGAAACATTCATTGCGGCGCGCCAGGCCGAGTTGGACCAAATTTTGGACACATACAACCTGGCTGACCAGGTTTACAAGTCAGTTGAACAAAGTATTCGTGGGGGTTAG
- a CDS encoding helix-turn-helix domain-containing protein produces the protein MTQLGELLRTTREEQGITLAEASEAVRIRRHLLEALEENNFSAFPSPVITRGLIRNYAKYLNLDPIEALTLYDGNGIVPVKGQRLTPHGIEFMSLSMAPRPFITWDLIIGILLFVAVLGGAGYIGYNTVIQPQMTPTPTKTPLTTALDEDAALLLPTVTPSPSSTPTPLPPTDTPTPIVYGGVTVEVVIKQPSWMQILADEVKVFEGILQPGETRSWTGQRRVAVRAGNGGGVEIYVNGDYKGIMGAEGQVVDQVWEKVDDPALLTPQPEQTDENDITNALPPTETPLLLEEQTPIPADGDSAPVEGETPLPLESAPDSQP, from the coding sequence GTGACCCAATTGGGTGAGTTGCTCAGAACAACCCGCGAGGAGCAGGGTATCACGCTGGCTGAAGCGTCGGAAGCGGTGCGCATCCGGCGGCATTTGTTAGAGGCGCTTGAAGAGAACAATTTTAGCGCATTTCCCTCGCCGGTTATCACCCGCGGCCTCATCCGCAACTACGCTAAGTATCTTAATCTGGACCCCATCGAAGCTTTGACCCTATACGACGGGAACGGCATTGTGCCGGTCAAGGGCCAGCGCCTGACCCCGCACGGCATCGAGTTTATGAGCCTTTCGATGGCGCCCCGGCCTTTTATTACCTGGGATTTGATCATTGGTATTTTACTTTTTGTGGCCGTGCTTGGCGGCGCGGGTTATATTGGTTATAACACCGTTATCCAGCCCCAAATGACGCCTACGCCCACCAAAACCCCGCTCACCACTGCCCTGGATGAAGATGCGGCCCTGTTGCTGCCTACGGTCACTCCTTCGCCCAGCTCTACCCCTACGCCGTTGCCCCCCACCGATACTCCTACGCCCATTGTTTATGGCGGGGTGACGGTGGAGGTAGTTATCAAGCAGCCCTCGTGGATGCAAATTTTGGCCGACGAAGTGAAAGTATTTGAAGGTATTCTCCAGCCCGGCGAAACTCGTAGTTGGACCGGCCAGCGCCGGGTGGCGGTGCGGGCCGGCAATGGCGGCGGCGTAGAAATTTACGTGAATGGCGATTATAAGGGCATTATGGGGGCAGAAGGCCAGGTGGTGGATCAGGTGTGGGAAAAGGTAGATGACCCCGCCCTGTTGACTCCCCAACCTGAGCAGACCGACGAGAATGATATAACCAATGCCCTCCCCCCCACCGAAACGCCCCTCCTTCTTGAAGAACAAACCCCCATCCCTGCCGATGGCGACTCTGCGCCGGTTGAAGGCGAAACACCATTGCCGCTTGAGTCGGCACCGGATAGCCAGCCATAA
- a CDS encoding imidazolonepropionase, translating to MIGVDLLIHSAAQLLTCASPDGPKRGQALADVGLIPQGAVAVAAGEIVAVGPSPQLLAGYTAPHVINAAGRVVCPGFVDPHTHVVYAGNRLAEFELRLKGAGYLEILAAGGGIVSTTQAVREASAAQLVAETRPRLAAMLALGTTTVEIKTGYGLDTPSELKMLRAIEELALTFPADLVPTFLAAHAVPPEHNGDAGAYTDLVVEEMLPRAAAWYQNSWFGQNHRPFFNDVFCEENAFSPDQSRRVLAAGRALGMLPKIHADEFTSLGGVTLAVELQAVSADHLDVTTPAETARLARSNTIGVVLPAVNLNLGSAHFADGRALIDAGVALALATDINPGSAPCPSMPLVMALACRYQKLLPAEALNAATINAAHAIGLGHRLGSIEVGKQADLLLVNAPDYRCLAYQFGGNLVQRVIKRGRLVI from the coding sequence TTGATAGGCGTGGACTTACTCATCCACAGCGCCGCCCAATTGCTCACCTGCGCCAGCCCGGACGGCCCTAAACGGGGCCAGGCCCTGGCCGACGTGGGGCTGATCCCCCAGGGCGCAGTGGCGGTAGCTGCCGGCGAAATTGTGGCCGTTGGTCCCTCGCCTCAACTGCTGGCCGGTTATACCGCCCCGCACGTCATAAACGCCGCCGGTCGGGTCGTCTGCCCCGGTTTTGTTGACCCCCATACGCATGTAGTTTACGCCGGCAACCGGCTGGCCGAGTTTGAACTGCGCCTCAAGGGCGCCGGCTATCTGGAAATTTTGGCTGCCGGAGGCGGCATTGTTAGCACCACCCAGGCCGTGCGGGAAGCATCGGCGGCCCAACTGGTGGCTGAAACCCGCCCGCGCCTGGCCGCGATGTTGGCCTTGGGCACAACCACGGTTGAGATCAAAACCGGCTACGGCCTTGACACCCCCAGCGAACTCAAAATGCTCCGGGCCATCGAAGAATTGGCGCTAACCTTCCCCGCCGATCTCGTTCCTACGTTCCTGGCCGCCCACGCCGTTCCGCCGGAGCACAACGGTGACGCCGGGGCCTATACGGATTTAGTGGTTGAAGAAATGCTGCCCCGGGCCGCGGCCTGGTATCAGAACTCCTGGTTTGGCCAAAACCATCGCCCCTTTTTTAACGACGTTTTTTGCGAAGAAAACGCCTTTAGCCCGGATCAATCCCGGCGGGTGCTGGCGGCGGGGCGGGCGCTGGGAATGTTGCCCAAAATTCATGCCGACGAGTTCACCTCGTTGGGTGGAGTGACGCTGGCGGTGGAATTGCAAGCCGTTTCCGCCGACCATTTAGACGTGACCACCCCGGCGGAAACCGCGCGCCTGGCCCGCTCAAACACTATTGGCGTTGTTCTGCCCGCCGTTAACCTCAACCTGGGCAGCGCTCACTTTGCCGACGGCCGAGCTTTAATTGATGCCGGGGTCGCCCTGGCCCTGGCCACCGACATCAACCCCGGTTCGGCCCCCTGCCCCTCAATGCCCCTGGTGATGGCCCTGGCCTGCCGCTACCAAAAATTGCTGCCCGCCGAGGCCCTGAACGCCGCCACCATCAACGCCGCCCACGCCATTGGCCTGGGCCACCGGCTGGGTTCAATTGAGGTGGGCAAACAGGCCGACTTGTTGCTGGTGAACGCTCCTGATTATCGTTGCCTGGCTTATCAGTTTGGGGGAAACTTGGTGCAGCGGGTGATCAAACGCGGGCGATTGGTGATATAA